DNA from Stutzerimonas decontaminans:
GTCCGCGCCTCTGTCGCAAAGCTTCGCCGCTGGGCAGGAGGCTGTACTCGCCGAATTACGCGCGCATCTGCAGGCAGGCGACCGATGGCACACGCCGCTGCAGATGCAGGTCAACGGCGAGACCCGCGAGACCGAATGGCAGATATCGCCGTACCGCGCACAGGGTCTTGGCCTGGTGTTCGTTGAGGACGTAACCGAACAGCGGCTGCGCGAGCGCGTCCAACGGCAGAGAATCGCGACCACCACCAGCCAGCTCGCCCATGAAGTCGCCGAACGAGCACGCACCGAAGAGCAGCTGCTGCAGGCGCAGAAAATGGACGCTCTGGGCAAGCTCACCGGCGGTATTGCCCACGACTTCAACAACCTGCTCACGGGCATCATCACCGGCATCGAGCTGATGAAACAGCGCATCATCGAGGGTCGCGCCGACAGCGTGCTGCGCTTTGCCGATGCATCGCTCAGCTCGGCGCGCAGTGCGGCGTCACTGACCAATCGCCTGCTGGCGTTTGCCCGCAAACAGCCGCTCGATGCCCGGGCGCTGGACCTCAACGAGCGCATCCGCTCACTGGAGGACCTGCTACGGCGTACGATCGGCGAACGCATCAGGCTGACGTTCCACTTCACCGCCGAGCCCGCGGTGGCGCGGGTAGACGTCAGCCAGTTCGAAAGTGCCCTGCTCAACCTGGTGATCAACGCCCGCGATGCGCTACCCGAAGGCGGGCATATTCGCATCAGTACCTTCGCATCGGATGCCAGCCAGAAGCCGGAGCTCGCGGCCGGGCGCTACATCGGTTTGTGCGTGAGCGATGACGGCACAGGCATCGAGCCCGGCGTGCTGGACAAGGTGTTCGACCCCTTTTTCACCACCAAGCCCCAAGGGCGTGGCACTGGGCTGGGTCTGTCGAGCATCTACGGGTTCGCCCTGCAGTCGGGCGGCGACGCGAGCATCCGCAGCACGCTTGGCGCGGGAACCGAAGTCACCCTGCTGCTGCCCGCCGGCGACGGCGAACAGACAGCGACGCCCACCGCGACGCTCGATAGCGCAATCCGCCTGGTTGGCCATGAACATGTGCTGGTGGTGGAGGATATGCCCAGCGTGCGAATGCTGATCGCCGAGACGCTTATCGAGGCCGGCTACCGCTGCAGCCAGGCGGGCGATGTGGAAACCGCCCAGTCGCTGCTTGAGGCCGACCCATCAATCGATCTGCTACTGACTGACGTCGGGCTACCCCGCCTATCCGGCCGCCAGCTGGCCGAGTGGGCACGCCGCGAGCGCCCGACACTGCCAGTGGTGCTGATGACCGGCTATGCGGAGAACGCATCCAGTCGCGAGGGCTTCGTCGATGAGCGCATGGAACTGGTGCTCAAGCCGTTCGAGGGCGCAGACCTGCTGATCAAGATCCGCGGCTTGCTCGACGAAACCTGATAGTGCCGAAAAGCCATCCGCCGCCGCTCCGCCGACATGCACGCATCAGGCTGATGGCGCTTTTCTCGGGGCAACAAAAAACCCGCCGAAGCGGGTTCTTTCTGACCGTACCGAATCCTTCCGGCTGCCTTCCTGGCGGTGGTCGATCATCCGTGATCCTGAGCGCATCCTGCGCGTCAGAGTGGGTGCAGATTAATCACATTGATGCAGGCCCTAAAGAGCCGATGACGGCGTTTCTTGTAAGCCTTTTGCTATACCGAAGCCAACACAGCGTTCTGCGGCGCCAGGCAAACCTCACGCTGGAAGCCACCAGGGCTTTCCGGGCACGGTCACAGGAGGACGGTGCTTCAAAAACTAATAATTATCGCCAAGCAGCTTTTTTGGAATAATTTATTTAGGCCGTGTTATCCGCACACAATATTGATAACTAACAGCTAGTTAAGCCTGAAATAAACTGAAAAAAGCAATTATCAGCTGACGCGGATTGAGCACAAACAAAAGATAAAACTGTACATATAGTTAAATGTGCGTATATTCGCCCCCACTGCTTCGCAATTAACACTTCGACACCCGGCATGATGTTTCTGTTTCATCTCCTCGGTTCGTTTTGCTTCTCGCTTCTCAGTCTCGGCGCTGAATGCTTCAGTGCTGCAGCCTTCAAACAACCTGGGAGATACTCATGTCTACTCGTCAAAATGGCACAGTCAAGTGGTTCAACGATGAAAAAGGTTTCGGCTTTATCACGCCGACCGATGGTAGCGAAGATCTTTTCGTTCATTATCGTTCAATCGAAAGCACGGGCTTCAAAAGCCTGAGCGAAGGCCAAGCGGTCTCTTTCATGGCTACTAAAGGCCAGAAAGGGATGCAGGCCGATCAGGTTCAAGTCTCCTAAGACGCCTGATATAAAAAAGCCCCGCTTCGGCGGGGCTTTTTTTTTGTGCGCAATATTTAGCAGCGCGTGTTCCAAGCGGGACGAACGCAATTGAAGACATTTGCCCTGAAGCCACAGGGGTCAAATGACGATATCCCGATGCTGCAGCGAAATCCGTTTCGGCCAGAAAAGCAAAAACCCGCCGAAGCGGGTTTTTTCTGACCTTTCCGAAGTCCCTTCGAGTGCCGTCCTGGCGATGGTCGATCTTCCTGATCCTGAGCACGTCCTGTGCTTCAGAGCGGGTGTAGATTAATTACCTGCTGCAGACTACAAAAGCGGCGAACACCGCACCTTCTTGTAAGCCTTTCGCTATACCTCCGCGCCATGGGGAACTTTTGCATTTGCCCATGCCGGCTGCGGAAGCGCCCAAATCCTTTTGCTGGTCTCTGGCCTTGCGTTCTGGAAGCAGCTGTTCGCCGCCACAAGGGCTCGCGTATCGCCCCCATCCGATACCCTGTTAGTCCTTGTCCAGATCAACCAGTGGCTCGTTGCGTATCTCGGTATCACGGCCGGCCTGCAGCGCAGCGATCTGTTTGCGTGCAGCATCCACTGCGGCGCTATCGGCCAACAGTTCGTAGCTCACCCGAAAGTGCTTCTGCTCGCCCGGCTCGATCGTCGGCACCAGCCCCAGCGGCCTTTGATAGCGGCGGTTGTAGGAATAGCTGGTGCCTGGTTCCAGGCCGGTCACGTAGCCTTGCTTCTCGGTATCGGTGTTCTTCCACAGTGAGAACACCGGCAGCTCGGCGGTATTGAAGCCGACGCTGACACCAAGGTTGCCGGCCCGGTTGTGCAGCATGGTCAGGGTCTGGCCCTGCTCGTCCGCATAGGGCACCACGTTGAACACCGTCTCGTCGTAGTCCCTGCTCGGCCCGCGGTAATGCTGCCAGTCGGCCAGCTCTTTGGTCGCGCGGGCGTTGAACGGAGAAACCTGCTTGACCGGCGCCACGAACCGCGCGCCCTCCTCCAACAGTGGCGTACCGAAATTGGTGTGGTATAGCACCTGGTATTCCTTGGCGTAGTCGCCCTGGTTGGTCAGCGTATCGTGCAACGAGAAGCCAGCACGCCCCGGCTCGGTGCTGAGCTCGGTGAGAATCGCGAAGTCGAGTTTCTTGAAGGCCTTCTCCTGCAGTTCGCCGCGCAGGCGAATGGCATAAGGCGGCTTCTCGTCTATCTGCAGCACCACCCGCGAGGCCGGAATGTTGGCCGCACGGCCATGCAGCGTGAGCAGTTCGCCGTTGTCCTCGCCGGGGTGGCCGACCCATTCGAAGCCGCAGCGGGTCACCAGCTCGTTGAAGCCCTCGAGCCAGCCCAGCCCGCCACGCCCGTTGAGCTCGATGAAGGCTGGATTGACCACTTCATCCACCGGCGAATCCCAGCCCAGGCGTACATCGCCAGCCACCGCTTCCAGCACGTTCATGCCGCGTGTGGGCACGACGATCATGCGCATGCTGCCATTGTCGATCTCGATCAGGCTGACGCCTTCTTGCCGGCCGCCATGCAAGGTACGCATGCTGACCGAGAATGGCGTCGGCGCGTCGATGCCCAGCTCTTCGCTGGTGATGCGCCAGTTCTTCGCCGGCTTGTTGTGGTCGATCAGCACCTGTTCCCAGGCCATGGCAGGGGTGGCCAGGCAGATGCCCAGGCCGAGGAGAAGCTGCAAACGGGTCATGGGGATTCCCTTTGTTGTTATGACTCCTGCTCAAGGTAGCTGAAACGTTTCATCTGGCAAGCCAAAGCGGTTGCTGGATGACCGAAGGCAGCGGAACGCGTGTCTGGAACGATGACAGCTGAGTGACTTTCAGCCTTTGGTGTAGCGACTCGGCTGCCAGTAGCCGGTGAGCAGCGGCAGCGCGGGACCACGCCAGCCGCGCTGACGAAGCTGCCGTGCGATCAACGCATTCATGATCCTGTGCCCCATCAGCAACACACTTGCATTGGCCTCAGCCAGTTCGATCAATCGATCGGCCGCGGCGCTGGCACGCTCGGTTGCTTCATGAACAGGCTCGGTATGGCTGGCGAAACCAAAGAACCAGGCCGTGCGGAACGTCAGGCGCCAGAAGCGCGACGGCAACAGCGGCAGGCCCCACTCCGGGTATGGCAGGTGCGGCTCGGCGAATAGCGGATCAGGCACCTCGCAGCAGTCGCATTCCAGATACGAGCGCGATTCGATGCAGCGCTGCACGGAGCTACAGGCCACGATGCCAACCGAGCCCGCCAGCGCGACCAGGCTGTCCGGCCGCTCGGCGGCGACGACATCGGCGGCGTTGTAGCGCTCGACCCAGGTTTTCATGCCGACCGGCGTACTCCAGCGCGCCACGCCGTGGTCGGGTCTACCGTGCCGCACGAGGATGATCTGCATTTAACTACCGGATACGCAGGGCTGGTCCGCCAAAGCATCGGCCTAGCGGCAAGCAGACAGGGAAATGGAGGCGGTGTGTATCGCCCCGGCACGTAGCCGGGGGCGATGGGGTCACCTGTCCAGCTCGTCCTGCTTTTCCAGAAATTCTTCTTCGAGCATCGCATCCTTGACGGCCTGGGGCTGCTCGTCGAGCAGCGGATCGTTCAGCTCTCCACTGGACAGCACACGGGTGTCCAGCTTGCCCATCAGATGCTCCAGCGCGTGCTGCATCTTGTCCGCGGCGCCATCGACAGCGAGCTGCAAAGACTCAGCCTTGTGCGTCACCGACACGGCCTGATGACCTTTGGGGCGAGCCTCGATCTGGCAACGCTTGTCATCGGCACCAGCCTTTTGCGCGTTCTCGTCGCTGATATGAACTTCGACTCGAGTGAGAAAATCATCGAAGCGCTCGAGCCGATCCTCTACGGTCGTGCCGACCCACTCGTGCAGCTCGACACTGCCGGGAATGTGGTTGCTATTGACTTGAACATGCATACGACTACTCCTGATAGATGACGTACCTACTAGGCTTCGAGGCGTGCGCG
Protein-coding regions in this window:
- a CDS encoding aldose 1-epimerase family protein → MTRLQLLLGLGICLATPAMAWEQVLIDHNKPAKNWRITSEELGIDAPTPFSVSMRTLHGGRQEGVSLIEIDNGSMRMIVVPTRGMNVLEAVAGDVRLGWDSPVDEVVNPAFIELNGRGGLGWLEGFNELVTRCGFEWVGHPGEDNGELLTLHGRAANIPASRVVLQIDEKPPYAIRLRGELQEKAFKKLDFAILTELSTEPGRAGFSLHDTLTNQGDYAKEYQVLYHTNFGTPLLEEGARFVAPVKQVSPFNARATKELADWQHYRGPSRDYDETVFNVVPYADEQGQTLTMLHNRAGNLGVSVGFNTAELPVFSLWKNTDTEKQGYVTGLEPGTSYSYNRRYQRPLGLVPTIEPGEQKHFRVSYELLADSAAVDAARKQIAALQAGRDTEIRNEPLVDLDKD
- a CDS encoding phosphoglycerate mutase family protein, whose protein sequence is MQIILVRHGRPDHGVARWSTPVGMKTWVERYNAADVVAAERPDSLVALAGSVGIVACSSVQRCIESRSYLECDCCEVPDPLFAEPHLPYPEWGLPLLPSRFWRLTFRTAWFFGFASHTEPVHEATERASAAADRLIELAEANASVLLMGHRIMNALIARQLRQRGWRGPALPLLTGYWQPSRYTKG
- a CDS encoding response regulator — encoded protein: MVRDNRLLIVDDNATTRYAMRRVLERHGYQVLEAGTGSEGLELVANAAPDALILDVNLPDMSGFDIARQLRADPSTALLPLIHVSAASIETNDIITGLDAGGDAYLIHPVDPDVLLATLRTLLRVRDTERALRDSEARFREIFFHVAAPIAVLDAELQLHECNHAFELLVGTVGPSAPLSQSFAAGQEAVLAELRAHLQAGDRWHTPLQMQVNGETRETEWQISPYRAQGLGLVFVEDVTEQRLRERVQRQRIATTTSQLAHEVAERARTEEQLLQAQKMDALGKLTGGIAHDFNNLLTGIITGIELMKQRIIEGRADSVLRFADASLSSARSAASLTNRLLAFARKQPLDARALDLNERIRSLEDLLRRTIGERIRLTFHFTAEPAVARVDVSQFESALLNLVINARDALPEGGHIRISTFASDASQKPELAAGRYIGLCVSDDGTGIEPGVLDKVFDPFFTTKPQGRGTGLGLSSIYGFALQSGGDASIRSTLGAGTEVTLLLPAGDGEQTATPTATLDSAIRLVGHEHVLVVEDMPSVRMLIAETLIEAGYRCSQAGDVETAQSLLEADPSIDLLLTDVGLPRLSGRQLAEWARRERPTLPVVLMTGYAENASSREGFVDERMELVLKPFEGADLLIKIRGLLDET
- a CDS encoding cold-shock protein — its product is MSTRQNGTVKWFNDEKGFGFITPTDGSEDLFVHYRSIESTGFKSLSEGQAVSFMATKGQKGMQADQVQVS
- a CDS encoding HPF/RaiA family ribosome-associated protein; its protein translation is MHVQVNSNHIPGSVELHEWVGTTVEDRLERFDDFLTRVEVHISDENAQKAGADDKRCQIEARPKGHQAVSVTHKAESLQLAVDGAADKMQHALEHLMGKLDTRVLSSGELNDPLLDEQPQAVKDAMLEEEFLEKQDELDR